A window of Belonocnema kinseyi isolate 2016_QV_RU_SX_M_011 chromosome 9, B_treatae_v1, whole genome shotgun sequence contains these coding sequences:
- the LOC117179450 gene encoding uncharacterized protein LOC117179450, producing the protein MPTRMTTLKGIFPDPKPIRRKNFIQENVKSLRQMEQYFHNKDLEDLQNLHIHKQRVVNKYQNIGPKVKSGAPKLEDPSKKVASKTSANKAEKTNQSDQKLSIPALFSKGTTSAKKLYRVPGNRNSVSFPKKTEKNRATGKIALGKNKPKVPSDPNVLQNQSRDNENSKVVVKYRNQGIQTMDDRNLDDLYAEGVIRYATKKNAQSSNPCKNISEEEPGKIAKVVSSPPSDRGDVCVSPVKNDEDGINYIKLNKQRNSVASKLATQLNSGVPPSSYRKGVVPKYLKDRKEALKKEEQAKADISRADCPEGFVALPDEDRRETLRMLKTQYQECVDELNKLPIRTDTLRAQTKKMEIEKKLNKLEEGIKVFSRPNVIIKIGA; encoded by the exons ATGCCGACGAGGATGACGAccttaaaaggaatttttccCGACCCGA AACCGAtaagaagaaaaaactttattcagGAGAATGTTAAAAGTCTTCGACAAATGGAGCAATATTTTCACAATAAAGATTTGGAAGATCTTCAAAATCTCCACATTCACAAGCAAAGGGTCGTCAATAAATACCAAAATATCGGACCTAAAGTCAAGTCTGGTGCTCCAAAATTAGAAGATCCTTCCAAAAAAGTAGCATCAAAGACATCAGCTAACAAAGCAGAAAAAACTAATCAATCGGACCAAAAGCTAAGCATTCCAGCTTTATTTAGCAAAGGAACCACATCTGCTAAAAAGTTATACAGAGTACCAGGCAATAGAAATTCCGTGTCTTTTCcgaagaaaacagaaaaaaatcgtgCTACTGGCAAAATTGCTCTGGGTAAAAATAAGCCAAAAGTACCTTCTGATCCAAATGTCTTGCAGAATCAATCACGGGACAATGAAAATAGTAAAGTTGTGGTTAAGTACAGAAATCAGGGAATTCAAACCATGGATGATAGAAATTTGGATGATTTGTATGCCGAAGGTGTAATCAG ataTGCTACAAAGAAAAATGCGCAAAGTAGTAATCCTTGCAAAAATATATCTGAAGAAGAACCAGGCAAAATAGCAAAAGTTGTATCGAGTCCACCTTCAGACAGAGGAGATGTATGTGTATCGCCCGTAAAAAATGACGAAGATGGGATAAATTACATCAAATTGAATAAACAACGAAATTCTGTGGCGAGTAAATTGGCTACTCAACTGAATAGTGGTGTACCTCCTTCCAGTTATCGAAAAGGAGTTGTTCCCAA ATATCTTAAAGACAGaaaagaagctttaaaaaaagaggaacAGGCCAAAGCTGATATTAGTCGTGCAGATTGTCCAGAAGGCTTTGTTGCTCTTCCCGATGAAGACCGAAGGGAAACCTTGAGGATGTTAAAAACAC AATACCAAGAGTGCGTCGACGAGCTAAATAAATTGCCAATAAGGACCGATACACTAAGGGCCCAAACGAAGAAAATGGAAATTGAAAAGAAGCTGAATAAACTCGAGGAAGGTATCAAAGTGTTTTCGAGGCCGAATGTTATCATTAAAATTGGCGCGTGA